A window of Chitinophagales bacterium contains these coding sequences:
- the lipB gene encoding lipoyl(octanoyl) transferase LipB, with translation MIRVPVKYFLVSPYSSVLRYQQTLFDKAVATKETGGEPQPTLIICQHHPVYTLGKSGKRENLLTNPETIGAEYVEINRGGDITFHGPGQMVVYPIWDLDTLQIGVAQYVFNLEQTVIETLHHFGIEAARSQGEPGVWVDNAKIAAIGIKISRHITMHGMALNINTDLSYFKHIVPCGISNKEVTSMAQIAGNNFNVIEVVNIFKQTFEKVFKVTLA, from the coding sequence ATGATTCGTGTTCCTGTAAAATACTTTTTGGTTTCGCCCTACAGTTCGGTACTTAGATACCAGCAAACACTGTTTGACAAAGCCGTTGCTACCAAAGAAACAGGAGGCGAACCACAACCTACACTCATTATTTGCCAACACCATCCCGTTTACACATTGGGCAAAAGCGGCAAGCGCGAAAACCTGCTTACCAATCCCGAAACTATTGGTGCTGAATATGTAGAAATAAACCGCGGAGGCGATATTACATTTCACGGGCCGGGACAAATGGTGGTGTATCCCATTTGGGATTTAGATACATTGCAAATAGGTGTAGCACAATACGTATTCAACTTAGAACAAACTGTTATTGAAACGCTTCACCATTTTGGCATAGAAGCTGCCCGCAGCCAAGGCGAACCTGGCGTATGGGTGGATAATGCAAAAATTGCAGCCATTGGAATTAAAATAAGCAGACACATTACCATGCACGGCATGGCACTTAACATCAACACAGATTTATCGTACTTTAAACATATTGTTCCCTGTGGCATTAGTAACAAAGAAGTTACCAGTATGGCGCAAATTGCAGGCAACAATTTTAATGTTATAGAGGTGGTAAACATCTTTAAACAAACATTTGAAAAGGTATTTAAGGTAACTTTGGCATAA
- the tilS gene encoding tRNA lysidine(34) synthetase TilS, whose protein sequence is MLVEKFLDFNKQHQLFSTKRRVLVAVSGGVDSMVLCSLLQQAGYSFAMAHCNFGLRGEESNGDEQFVSDYATQNEIEFYIERFDTATFAAESKLSVQEAARQLRYAWFNKICREKKFDFIATAHHLNDNIETILFNLSRGTGIKGLRGILPKHDNIIRPLLFATRAEIEAFAMQEKLQWREDSSNASDKYSRNFIRHQIIPLFKELNPSFEETFAENIAVFSEVEKQFNTHFAKVAKTLLFHRHGDVYIAIEKLKQLQDRRSILFTYLSGFGFNAQQVDSMLAQLHGQAGAVYESGQARIIRDRKFLILTKGKTEAASQHYVYSDSCEVKSADFTLKVAPVHAVPASLKTAANSIWVNAQMCTFPLTLRKWKAGDYFYPFGFNLKKKKVKKFLTDIKLPLHKKEDVWVLESNKKIVWVVGFRADERFKVMPNSPVISITVLPHESTAD, encoded by the coding sequence TTGCTGGTAGAAAAATTTTTAGATTTTAATAAACAGCACCAACTTTTTTCCACTAAAAGAAGAGTGTTGGTTGCTGTAAGTGGTGGTGTGGATTCTATGGTGCTTTGCTCGTTGCTGCAGCAGGCAGGATATAGTTTTGCAATGGCGCACTGCAATTTTGGATTAAGAGGCGAGGAGAGTAATGGCGATGAGCAATTTGTAAGCGATTATGCAACGCAAAATGAAATAGAGTTTTATATTGAAAGGTTTGATACAGCAACGTTTGCAGCCGAAAGTAAATTATCGGTACAAGAGGCGGCTCGCCAGTTGCGCTATGCTTGGTTTAATAAAATTTGCAGAGAAAAGAAGTTTGATTTTATAGCCACGGCACACCATTTAAACGATAATATTGAAACCATACTTTTTAACCTTTCGCGCGGTACCGGTATAAAGGGATTAAGAGGAATTTTGCCCAAGCACGATAATATTATTCGTCCATTATTGTTTGCTACCAGAGCAGAAATAGAGGCCTTTGCTATGCAAGAAAAATTGCAGTGGCGCGAAGATAGTTCTAATGCTTCCGATAAGTATTCGCGCAATTTTATCCGCCATCAAATTATTCCACTTTTTAAGGAATTGAATCCGTCTTTTGAAGAAACATTTGCCGAGAACATTGCTGTTTTTTCTGAGGTAGAAAAACAGTTCAATACACATTTTGCAAAGGTGGCTAAAACATTATTGTTTCATAGGCATGGCGATGTATATATAGCTATCGAAAAGTTGAAGCAGTTGCAAGACAGGCGCAGCATTCTATTTACATATCTGAGTGGTTTTGGTTTCAATGCGCAGCAAGTAGATAGCATGCTGGCACAGTTGCACGGGCAAGCAGGTGCAGTATATGAAAGTGGGCAAGCACGCATTATTCGCGATAGAAAATTTTTAATACTTACTAAGGGAAAGACTGAGGCTGCATCGCAACATTATGTTTACTCAGATTCTTGCGAGGTTAAAAGTGCAGATTTTACATTGAAAGTAGCACCGGTACACGCAGTGCCAGCTTCGCTTAAAACAGCTGCAAATTCCATTTGGGTGAATGCACAAATGTGCACTTTCCCATTAACGCTGCGCAAGTGGAAAGCAGGCGATTATTTTTACCCGTTTGGCTTTAATCTTAAAAAGAAAAAAGTAAAGAAGTTCTTAACCGATATAAAGTTGCCGCTGCATAAAAAGGAAGATGTATGGGTTTTAGAAAGCAATAAAAAAATTGTGTGGGTAGTTGGTTTCCGTGCCGATGAGCGCTTTAAGGTAATGCCTAATTCACCAGTAATAAGCATAACAGTGTTGCCACATGAGAGTACTGCTGATTGA
- a CDS encoding acyl-CoA-binding protein: protein MSTQKKFEEAQVRVKTLTERPENEELLDLYALFKQATEGDNNTKEPGMWDIKEKFKWKQWDSKRGMSSEEAMQAYTALVDTLLGKYSHS from the coding sequence ATGAGTACGCAAAAAAAATTTGAAGAAGCGCAAGTGCGCGTAAAAACACTTACCGAGCGCCCCGAAAACGAAGAGTTGCTAGATTTATATGCCTTGTTTAAGCAAGCCACAGAGGGCGATAACAACACCAAGGAGCCGGGCATGTGGGATATAAAAGAAAAATTTAAGTGGAAACAGTGGGATAGCAAAAGAGGCATGAGCAGCGAAGAGGCTATGCAAGCATATACCGCATTGGTAGATACTTTACTTGGGAAATACAGCCATAGCTAA
- a CDS encoding DUF4159 domain-containing protein → MKYLLVLLFPCVIFASGNEALSIALLKYNGGGDWYANPTSLPNLISFCNKNLNTNIDAEPGTVEVGSPEIFNYPFLHMTGHGNVVFNNAETDNLRNYLMAGGFLHVDDNYGMDKFIRPQLEKLIPGSKLMELPFNHPIFNQKFKFSGGLPKIHEHDNKPAQAFALFYEGRMVVLYTYECDLGDGWEDAEVHKDPEETRQKALRMGANIINYVFGN, encoded by the coding sequence ATGAAATATCTCTTAGTTTTGTTGTTTCCATGTGTGATATTTGCTTCGGGAAATGAAGCATTGAGCATTGCATTGCTAAAATATAATGGTGGTGGAGATTGGTATGCCAATCCTACTTCGCTCCCCAACCTTATTAGTTTTTGCAATAAAAATTTAAATACCAATATAGATGCAGAACCGGGTACGGTTGAGGTTGGCAGCCCGGAAATTTTTAATTACCCGTTTTTGCACATGACGGGACATGGTAATGTGGTTTTTAACAATGCAGAAACTGATAACTTACGAAATTACTTAATGGCAGGGGGCTTTCTACATGTGGATGATAACTACGGCATGGATAAATTTATTCGCCCGCAATTAGAAAAGTTGATTCCAGGAAGTAAGTTGATGGAGTTGCCTTTTAATCATCCTATTTTTAATCAAAAATTTAAGTTCTCCGGTGGCTTGCCCAAAATACATGAGCACGATAATAAACCGGCACAAGCATTTGCATTGTTTTACGAAGGTAGAATGGTGGTGCTATACACTTATGAGTGCGATTTGGGTGATGGATGGGAAGATGCGGAAGTGCATAAGGACCCGGAAGAAACGCGACAAAAGGCATTGCGCATGGGTGCCAATATCATTAATTATGTTTTTGGGAATTAA
- a CDS encoding TonB-dependent receptor, which translates to MKDEATGLPMPHAAISFFNLQHSTKPLQLLATGKDGKVKTNQNLPIVIKIAHLGYSTISDTLHTANAKEYTLSLETNKLSDVVVTGQYAATSTASSVYEVKVLNTELIKNKGAVNLQDALSNELNISQSTDPVFGSGISINGISGEGVKIMVDGVPVVGRLEGKIDLSQINLNNIERVEVVEGPLSVMYGTDAMGGVINLITGNFQKERLKVFTKGYYETVGQYNIDAGATVRLGNHQINANFGRYFFDGYSIKNIYERYSEWRPKEQYMGDIKYTYSGSKLRFSLSGSLFNELMMSKGEPKYTADRVTAKDEHFLTFRPRVNATFLYRFTNNSTLDIVAGYSGFFRFWNTVMKNMVTMEETIIPSETQDTSTYHQFTLRPIYSMYTKNAKLGFQFGLDINHELTSQQRLKNGSQQITDAAAFGSMKWYATKDLIIQPAIRFAYNSRFRSPLVPSLNIKYAYKEIFTLRASYGLGYRAPALKELYIDFKDSNHDIAGNEDLKPETGHNTQLSTNITLRKGAHKVELQPSGFFNYITNKIDLKAVAPSPDATPGVVSYRYDNFKNVMTYGGDFTINYTWKKLSASAGVLLTQFETFDESIKEKTIKNLSPDANARIGYTIPKAEIAVNVFYKYTGRRAVFSMNSSLSTGFVNGFHTVDITASRSFWKNRIQLTVGGKNLANVTNINAQNVSGAAHSAGGSGGLMVNRGRTFFVSLVLQYTK; encoded by the coding sequence GTGAAAGATGAAGCTACCGGTTTGCCTATGCCACATGCAGCCATTAGCTTTTTCAATTTACAACATAGCACCAAGCCACTTCAATTACTTGCTACAGGAAAAGACGGTAAAGTAAAAACCAATCAAAATTTACCCATTGTAATTAAAATTGCCCACTTAGGATACTCCACTATTTCCGATACATTGCATACTGCAAATGCCAAAGAATACACCCTATCCTTAGAAACCAATAAACTGAGCGATGTGGTAGTAACCGGCCAATATGCAGCCACCAGCACCGCAAGTTCGGTGTATGAAGTTAAAGTACTTAATACCGAACTTATTAAAAACAAAGGTGCAGTAAACCTGCAAGATGCACTCTCTAATGAACTCAATATAAGCCAGAGCACCGACCCTGTTTTTGGAAGTGGTATCAGTATCAATGGAATTTCGGGCGAAGGCGTAAAAATAATGGTAGATGGCGTGCCTGTGGTTGGGCGCTTAGAAGGGAAAATAGACCTGAGCCAAATTAACCTCAACAATATTGAAAGAGTAGAAGTGGTTGAAGGTCCGCTAAGCGTAATGTACGGCACCGATGCTATGGGAGGCGTAATAAACCTTATTACAGGAAACTTCCAAAAAGAGCGCCTTAAAGTATTTACCAAAGGATACTACGAAACCGTAGGGCAATACAATATAGATGCCGGAGCTACTGTTAGGCTCGGTAACCACCAAATAAATGCCAACTTCGGGCGATATTTCTTTGATGGCTACTCCATAAAAAATATCTACGAACGATACAGCGAATGGCGCCCAAAAGAACAATATATGGGCGATATTAAATACACTTACTCAGGCAGCAAACTGCGCTTTTCACTTTCCGGCTCCCTATTTAATGAACTTATGATGAGCAAAGGAGAGCCCAAATACACTGCCGATAGAGTAACGGCAAAAGATGAGCATTTTCTTACCTTCCGCCCACGTGTAAACGCAACTTTTTTGTACCGCTTTACCAACAATAGCACCTTAGATATTGTTGCCGGATACTCCGGCTTTTTCAGGTTTTGGAATACCGTAATGAAAAATATGGTTACAATGGAAGAAACCATTATTCCCTCAGAAACACAAGACACCTCTACTTACCACCAATTTACATTGCGCCCTATTTATTCCATGTACACCAAAAATGCCAAGTTGGGCTTTCAATTTGGTTTAGACATTAACCACGAACTTACTTCGCAACAACGCCTAAAAAACGGCTCACAACAAATTACAGATGCAGCAGCATTCGGCAGCATGAAATGGTATGCCACCAAAGACCTTATTATACAGCCTGCCATTCGCTTTGCTTACAACTCGCGCTTCCGCTCGCCATTAGTGCCTTCACTTAATATTAAATATGCCTACAAAGAAATTTTCACCCTGCGTGCTTCTTATGGTTTAGGATATCGCGCACCCGCACTTAAAGAACTCTATATTGATTTTAAGGATAGCAACCACGATATTGCCGGCAACGAAGACTTAAAACCAGAAACAGGGCACAACACCCAACTTTCTACCAACATTACTTTGCGCAAAGGCGCGCACAAAGTAGAACTGCAACCATCCGGATTCTTCAATTACATCACCAATAAAATAGACTTAAAAGCTGTGGCACCTTCACCCGATGCCACACCTGGAGTAGTATCTTACCGATACGATAATTTTAAAAACGTAATGACCTATGGTGGCGATTTTACTATCAACTATACTTGGAAAAAACTAAGTGCCAGTGCCGGAGTATTGCTAACCCAGTTTGAAACTTTTGATGAGTCCATAAAAGAAAAAACAATAAAGAACCTTAGCCCCGATGCCAATGCGCGCATAGGTTACACCATTCCCAAAGCAGAAATTGCAGTAAATGTATTTTACAAATATACCGGCCGCAGAGCTGTATTTTCTATGAACAGCAGCTTGAGCACTGGGTTTGTAAATGGTTTCCACACCGTAGATATTACAGCTTCGCGTAGCTTCTGGAAAAATAGAATTCAATTAACCGTGGGAGGAAAAAACCTGGCAAACGTAACCAATATAAATGCACAAAATGTTTCGGGAGCCGCGCATAGTGCAGGTGGCAGTGGCGGCTTAATGGTAAATAGAGGAAGAACCTTTTTTGTGAGTTTGGTGCTGCAATACACCAAATAA
- a CDS encoding DUF3524 domain-containing protein, with protein MRVLLIEPFFTGSHKQWALGWQQHSAFQIELLTLPGYHWKWRMHGAAVTLAQLFLRLENKQFDAIVATDMLDVSLFKSLTAVYTSSTPMVLYMHENQLTYPWSATDADVLLKRDNHYAFINYTSALVANAVWFNSQYHLRSFIDALPQFLKQFPDFNNLETIAAIEQKSKVVYLGIDLEKYEQKKPAIVEKYTRCLVLWNHRWEGDKNPIQFFEALFLLQEHGIDFKLAVLGELFKNTPAIFKEAKEKLSENIVHWGFAESEEAYCQWLWKADLLPVTSHQDFFGASVVEAMFCNTVPLLPKRLAYAEHVPQQFSSTFFYDENDFVSKLQKRIMDVKYLRTMNTRQWVEKYDWKTCVAEYDNGLREMIKTAR; from the coding sequence ATGAGAGTACTGCTGATTGAACCTTTTTTTACAGGCTCGCATAAGCAGTGGGCATTAGGTTGGCAGCAACACAGTGCATTTCAAATAGAGTTGCTTACACTGCCGGGCTATCATTGGAAGTGGCGCATGCATGGCGCAGCAGTTACATTGGCGCAATTATTTCTTCGGTTAGAAAATAAACAGTTCGATGCAATAGTGGCGACTGATATGTTAGATGTAAGCCTATTCAAATCACTTACTGCGGTATATACATCTTCTACTCCAATGGTGCTGTACATGCACGAAAACCAATTAACATATCCGTGGAGCGCAACAGATGCAGATGTGTTGCTAAAGCGCGATAATCATTATGCCTTTATCAATTATACTTCTGCCTTGGTTGCCAATGCGGTATGGTTTAATTCTCAGTATCATCTTCGTAGTTTTATAGACGCGTTGCCACAATTTTTGAAGCAATTTCCCGATTTTAATAATCTTGAGACCATTGCAGCCATTGAGCAGAAAAGTAAGGTAGTTTACTTAGGAATTGATTTAGAAAAGTATGAGCAGAAGAAGCCGGCCATTGTAGAAAAGTACACAAGGTGTTTAGTACTTTGGAATCATAGATGGGAGGGCGATAAGAATCCTATTCAATTTTTTGAAGCACTCTTTTTATTGCAAGAACATGGCATAGATTTTAAGTTGGCAGTACTGGGTGAATTGTTTAAAAATACACCAGCCATTTTTAAGGAAGCAAAAGAAAAATTGAGCGAAAATATTGTGCATTGGGGTTTTGCCGAAAGCGAGGAGGCATATTGCCAATGGTTGTGGAAAGCAGATTTGCTCCCTGTAACTTCGCATCAAGATTTTTTTGGCGCAAGTGTGGTAGAAGCCATGTTTTGCAACACAGTACCCTTGTTGCCTAAGCGATTGGCTTATGCCGAGCATGTGCCGCAGCAGTTTTCATCTACCTTTTTTTATGATGAAAACGATTTTGTGAGTAAGCTGCAAAAGCGCATTATGGATGTAAAATATCTCCGCACTATGAATACACGCCAATGGGTAGAAAAATACGATTGGAAAACGTGCGTAGCGGAATATGATAATGGTTTAAGAGAAATGATTAAAACTGCAAGATGA
- a CDS encoding homoserine kinase has protein sequence MNKQSISVFAPATVANVACGFDVLGFAVEQPGDTVKLTLNNTQVVSITSIAGDGGRLPLAAPKNTAGVAIIEYLRHIGKEQGVEISIEKKLPLGSGLGSSAASSAAAVVGINELMGKPLSRKELVPFAMEAERIACGAAHADNVAPAILGGFVLVRSYEPLDIIEIPSPDNLFCAVVNPHIELRTEDARKVLRREVQLHDAIAQWGNLAALIAGLMKPDFNLIGRSLHDVVAEPMRALLIPGFNDIKDAALNAGALGCSISGSGPSVFALCEHSTIAQNVALAMQQAFAAIDLNSDAYISKVNKSGAAIV, from the coding sequence ATGAATAAGCAATCTATTTCGGTTTTTGCTCCGGCAACAGTTGCCAATGTAGCATGTGGTTTTGATGTGTTGGGGTTTGCCGTAGAGCAGCCTGGCGACACAGTAAAGCTAACCTTAAATAATACGCAAGTAGTAAGCATTACAAGCATTGCAGGCGATGGTGGCAGGTTGCCGCTTGCTGCCCCCAAAAACACGGCAGGAGTAGCTATAATTGAATACCTGAGGCACATTGGCAAAGAGCAAGGTGTTGAAATTTCTATTGAAAAGAAACTGCCACTGGGCAGTGGTTTAGGCTCTAGTGCAGCAAGCTCGGCAGCAGCAGTAGTAGGCATAAATGAATTGATGGGTAAGCCGCTTTCTAGAAAAGAATTAGTACCATTTGCAATGGAAGCAGAGCGCATTGCTTGTGGTGCTGCACATGCCGATAATGTGGCACCTGCAATTTTAGGTGGCTTCGTATTGGTAAGAAGCTACGAACCATTGGATATTATAGAGATTCCATCGCCCGACAACTTGTTTTGTGCGGTAGTAAATCCACACATAGAATTGCGTACCGAAGATGCACGAAAGGTATTGAGGCGAGAAGTGCAGTTACACGATGCCATTGCCCAATGGGGCAATTTAGCTGCCCTTATTGCTGGTTTAATGAAACCGGATTTTAATCTTATAGGACGCTCCTTGCACGATGTGGTTGCGGAGCCTATGCGTGCGCTGTTAATTCCAGGTTTCAACGATATTAAAGATGCTGCACTAAATGCAGGCGCATTGGGTTGCAGTATTTCAGGTTCCGGGCCTTCGGTGTTTGCACTTTGTGAGCATAGCACTATTGCTCAAAACGTGGCATTGGCTATGCAGCAGGCATTTGCAGCAATTGACCTCAACAGCGATGCATATATTTCTAAAGTAAACAAAAGTGGTGCTGCAATTGTGTAA
- a CDS encoding HmuY family protein, producing the protein MKLVKPNITTTITAVVCGIVMFTFSSCFKEKPLTPKGSANSDKHIVVPMTPTYQNMFFFNLQSGQIVKESNPETFDLMFENTDSKIAIWLNGSKLMMAKRTNQTDFSKVTYSDTLSADGWLLDKPDFNLDSNAIGTWWEQNNGSTASKKEVYLIQLGKDINGNLLGYRKIQIESFAANTYNIRFAFPDGSDEHVFSVSKNGVSCYRYFSFQNGGSLVEIEPAKEAWDIVFTRYSYVFYDPYYLPYIVVGALSNPLQIEAYADSSISYSNSKLSDLKQEYFSPNRDVIGYDWKQYDYTEYKVSPYKIFFIKTRDQRFYKLRFLDFYNEKFERGYPTFEYEEL; encoded by the coding sequence ATGAAATTAGTGAAACCAAACATTACAACTACTATTACGGCTGTAGTATGCGGTATTGTAATGTTTACTTTTTCATCTTGTTTTAAAGAAAAACCACTTACACCCAAAGGATCGGCAAACAGCGATAAGCATATCGTAGTACCAATGACTCCTACTTACCAAAACATGTTTTTCTTTAACCTGCAAAGCGGCCAAATTGTAAAAGAAAGCAACCCCGAAACCTTTGATTTAATGTTTGAAAATACCGACAGTAAAATTGCCATTTGGCTCAATGGAAGTAAGCTGATGATGGCAAAGCGCACCAACCAAACCGACTTTAGCAAAGTTACTTACAGCGATACACTTTCTGCCGATGGCTGGCTATTAGACAAACCCGATTTTAACCTAGATTCTAATGCCATTGGCACTTGGTGGGAACAAAATAATGGCAGCACTGCATCTAAAAAAGAAGTGTACCTTATTCAACTTGGGAAAGATATAAACGGTAATCTTTTAGGCTACCGAAAAATACAAATTGAAAGCTTTGCCGCCAACACTTACAATATACGTTTTGCCTTTCCCGATGGCAGCGATGAGCATGTATTTTCCGTTTCAAAAAATGGAGTTTCGTGCTATCGGTATTTCTCTTTTCAAAACGGAGGAAGTTTAGTAGAAATAGAACCCGCCAAAGAAGCATGGGATATAGTTTTTACCCGATATAGTTATGTATTTTACGACCCATACTATTTGCCATATATTGTAGTAGGTGCGCTATCGAACCCATTGCAAATAGAAGCTTATGCAGATTCCAGCATAAGCTATTCCAATTCAAAACTCAGCGATTTAAAACAAGAATATTTTTCGCCCAATAGAGATGTAATTGGCTACGATTGGAAACAATACGATTACACGGAATACAAAGTATCGCCCTATAAAATATTCTTTATTAAAACACGAGACCAACGCTTTTACAAGCTGCGCTTCTTAGATTTTTACAACGAAAAATTCGAGCGTGGCTACCCTACTTTTGAGTACGAGGAACTTTAA
- a CDS encoding thioredoxin family protein, producing the protein MALTPSNMIPLGTLAPDFSLPDTVSGREFSFYDIKGIAGTLLVFMCNHCPYVKHINHQFAAIAAEYGQKGIGIAAISSNNVEKYPDDAPDKMKELALEENFVFPYLYDETQAVAKLYDAACTPDFYLFNAENKLVYRGQFDDSRPGNNVAVTGKDLLAAMNALLAGREISPVQRPSMGCNIKWKTA; encoded by the coding sequence ATGGCTCTAACACCATCAAATATGATTCCGCTGGGTACGCTTGCTCCCGATTTTTCTTTGCCGGATACAGTTTCGGGTAGAGAATTTTCTTTTTACGATATAAAAGGAATAGCGGGAACCTTGCTTGTATTTATGTGTAATCACTGTCCTTATGTAAAACATATCAACCATCAATTTGCAGCCATTGCAGCAGAGTATGGGCAAAAAGGAATTGGTATTGCCGCCATTAGTTCTAATAATGTAGAAAAATATCCGGACGATGCTCCCGATAAAATGAAAGAGTTGGCATTGGAAGAAAATTTTGTGTTTCCGTATTTATACGATGAAACACAAGCAGTGGCTAAATTGTATGATGCTGCTTGCACACCCGATTTTTATTTGTTTAATGCAGAGAATAAATTGGTATATCGCGGACAGTTTGATGATTCGCGACCAGGAAATAATGTGGCTGTTACCGGAAAAGATTTATTGGCAGCCATGAATGCGTTGCTTGCAGGCAGGGAAATTTCGCCTGTGCAGCGACCGAGCATGGGCTGTAACATTAAATGGAAAACTGCATGA
- a CDS encoding enoyl-CoA hydratase/isomerase family protein: protein MYNTILFEINEGVATLTLNRADRFNAFNEEMSREVIDAIKQTAKNEAARVLVITGAGKAFCSGQDLKDAEAAKGRSLSDSVLRRYNPMILGLREMPKPVIAKVNGVAAGAGASLVFACDYIVAAKSAVFVEAFVNIGLVLDSGGSYFLPHALGYNKAFELATLGDKFSAEQAYGWGLVNKLAEDEQLNDVANAIAARYATGATKAIGLIKRMLNKAGTASLAEMLQQEAWNQEIAGRSEDYREGVAAFVEKRKAAFKGK, encoded by the coding sequence ATGTATAATACAATTCTGTTTGAAATTAACGAAGGCGTAGCAACGCTTACGCTCAACCGTGCCGATAGGTTTAATGCTTTTAATGAAGAAATGAGCCGCGAAGTAATAGATGCCATAAAGCAAACGGCAAAGAACGAAGCTGCGAGGGTATTGGTAATTACGGGTGCGGGCAAGGCTTTTTGCAGCGGTCAAGATTTAAAAGATGCAGAGGCCGCGAAGGGAAGAAGTTTAAGCGATTCGGTATTACGTAGGTATAATCCTATGATTTTGGGCTTGCGCGAAATGCCCAAGCCTGTAATAGCAAAAGTAAATGGTGTGGCTGCCGGAGCCGGTGCATCTTTGGTTTTTGCTTGCGATTATATTGTGGCAGCAAAGAGTGCTGTTTTTGTAGAGGCATTTGTGAATATTGGTTTGGTACTCGACTCCGGAGGCTCTTACTTTTTGCCTCATGCTTTGGGCTATAATAAGGCATTTGAATTGGCAACCTTGGGCGATAAGTTTTCGGCAGAGCAAGCTTATGGTTGGGGTTTGGTAAACAAGTTGGCTGAAGATGAGCAACTTAATGATGTGGCGAATGCTATAGCAGCAAGGTATGCCACCGGAGCTACCAAAGCTATTGGTTTAATAAAACGCATGTTGAATAAAGCAGGCACAGCATCGCTGGCAGAAATGTTGCAGCAAGAAGCATGGAATCAAGAAATAGCTGGTAGAAGCGAAGACTACCGCGAAGGTGTAGCTGCATTTGTAGAAAAACGCAAAGCTGCATTTAAAGGAAAATAG